The Candidatus Saccharimonadales bacterium DNA window AACGAAAGGCCGTTGGCCCAGACGAAAAGCTAAAGATGTGGATCCGTTTATTGCCCCGCCGCTCTGGGTGGTAGAGACCCATCTTGTCCAGCGGGTAGCGCTGAGCGCGCCAATTCATGAGGTGGGGTATGACTTTGATAGTGCCTCTAGGCCCAGATTTGAAAGAGGCTAGGACCTCGACTTGATCGTTTAGCTTTTCGCGCATACCCCTCCCACGGGAGCTAAGCGGCTTGGGCTAGCTCCTCTTTGGCTTTAACCTCGCTTTTGGCCAGCTTTTCGGCTTGGCGAGTCTTGAAGTACTTAATTAGACCCCAACTTTGTTTGATGACCGTGGTGTAGTCCTCCCGCAACTGGCTGGTTTTAGCGAACTTGCCAGCCTCAACTGAATCGAGCAAACTTTGAGTCTTTTCGGCTTCGACCCTAGCTTGGTGCAGCGCCTCCATCTTCATCCCGTAGCTGTAATAGTGGTGAGCTTGATAGATGTGGTGGGCGACAGCCGTAGCCGCACGTCTGAGATCATCGCCCAGCGGGTAAGATTGCTCCTCTGGCAGAGCTTCGGCTAGAGTCACCACAGCGTCTTCTAGCTTACGAGCGCTCAAGTAAATGTTTAATTGTTTGATTGATGTAGACATACATCCCCCTATGTGTCCCAAACTGACAATGTAGTTTAGTTTGGGCCCCTTAATGTTATTTACACTCCCTAAGATACCGAACAAACACCGAACTGTCAAGACTGATTTTGATATACTTACGGCATGCAAAATCTAATGATTGGCAAAGGGAAGTTGAGCGGTAAAGGAGTATATGCAAATAGAGACTTTGCCGAGGGCGAAGTGGTGATGGCATATAAACTTAAAGAACTTTCCCAAAAGGATTTTGATGCGTTGCCAGCTAGCGAGCACAAGTTTACACACTCTTATTGGGGTAAAATTTATCTTTATCCGCCACCAGCTAGGTATGTTAACCACTCGGCTGATCCAAATACGCGGCAAGATCTTAAAAAGATGTGCGATTATGCTACAAGGCTCATTAAGAAAGGCGAGATGATAACTACCAATGCAACGCTAGAAGTAGAGACTGAACTAAAAACCTTTGCGGCGGCTTACGAAAATAATCCTATTAAAGACTTCAAATGGTTAATGGGCGGGTATCGAAATGCCGAAATTAGCTACACAACCCTGGCAGGACTTAAGAGAAACCTGAGACTAAAGAGGGTAAAAGGCAATTGGACGGTTTTGCCCAAATGAATCTAATCACTAAAAACCGGCCTTAAACCTCGGCCGGGCTGCCTTGGTAGAACATCAGCCCCAGTTTGATCTGCAAGGCATCATCAAAGTGGCGGGGATCGAGATTGATCAGCTTCTTGGTTTTATCCAGCCGATAGATCAGCGTATTGCGGTGAACATGGAGCTTAGCCGCCGCCTCCGTCAGGTTTAGATTGTTGTTTAAGAACATCTGAACAGTCGAAAACAGTTGCTGGTTTTTAACCAGGGGATTGAGGATTTGATGAGCCAGTTCAGCCTTACGTTCTGCATTAACATTGGCGAGCGTCACATACATACCAACCTCTTTAATGTGATAAATCCGGCCCGGTCCCCAGACTTTTAGACCGACGCTAAGGGCTAACTGGGCATCCTGATAACTTTTGCGTAGGCCCCCAAGATCGGGATAATATTGGCCCACGCCCACAGTGATCAAAGACTTTTGATGTATTTCCGACAACGTATTAAATAAGTAGTCAGCCTTTTCCTTCAAGAAACGAATGGTATTGAGGGTATTGAGGTTTTCGCCGCCAATCCCTTTTAACAAAATAAAGGTGTCGTTATCGGCATAGGCCACAATGTTGTCCTGATAATTCTGGAAACTGGCCTTGATGCGCTCATCGATCATCTCGGTAGCTCGCACAATTTGGAGGCGCTGCTCCTCCTGAGACAAATGTCCGGCATCCATCATCAAACGCTTTTCGAAACCTTTGAGCGAAAACAGCATGACAGCTTGGGCACTGCGCAGGGTCAGCTGCATAATGTCGGCCTGGCGGTAGATTTCTTCAGGATTAATGGTTGGGGCTTGCAGTAATTCGCGAATAAAAGTAGCTTTAACCACCTCACTAGAATGAACCCGATCAATTAAGAGATATTGATTAACGATGACCTCGGCCAAGCCTTGCAACAAACTCACGGCCTCCGGTGTAATCTGATCACTGGCACTAGCAGTGATTCCGAAAACGCCAACCGTTTGATCCTCATAAACAAATGGGCTCCAATGAACTCTTACCAAACCATCATCGGCCGTCACGCTGTGGCCCTCTTGGCTAGCCCGGAAGGCCTCGACCGAAAAGCCGCTGGGTGTTTCACCGCCAGCCATAATCTGCCCGCTGGCGTCAGTTACAATGACGTCACGAATCAAAATACTTTGGGCCTTGGCTCTGATTTGCTCAGCTAATTCCCGGTTAATGCGCATATTCACCCTCGATGAATTTGTTGAATAGAATGGCTAGCTTGATTTGGACGGCGTCATCGAAAACCCTTGGGTCTAGGCTCAGAGCTTCTTTGATCCGATCCAAGCGATAAACCAAGGTGTTGCGGTGTATGCCTAAAGTATCGGCGGTTTTAGTTAGACTCATATCCAGACTAAAGAAAGTTTCCAAAGTTTGAATCATCTCGGTGTTTTCGCCTAGTTTATCGAGTAATTCACGGCTGAAGTAAATATTTTGTTCATCAACGCCTGAAAGCAATGGTGCCACCACGCCGAAGTCATCGATGTGATAAACCTTGTCGCGATCCCACATTTGAGTGCCCAGCTCTAAGGCATTCAGGGCCTCTTGGTAGCTGCGCCTCAACCCTTGGGTCCCAGGGTGGTAATTACCAATGCCAATTGTAGTGGTTAGCTTCATCTCGCCCTTAATGATGCCGTAGATGATATTGATCGACTTTTTAAAATGCTCCAGATGCTCTTCCAATTGCGAATCGCCATTAACCAAATCTTTTAAGACGCAAAAATTGTTTTGGCCGAGGTAGGCCACGATGTTGTCGCGGCTGGAGGTGTAGTAGGAATTAAGGGCCCGGGCGATTCCAGAGCGATAGCGGCCAATTCGAATTTCACGATCAGTGGAGGGGATGCGCTGGCTGGCCGTGAGCGTCGGATCTTCAATTGATATAACCAGCGCAATGCGGGGCCGATCCAAATCAATTTCAAACAACCTAGCTTCGGCTTCGATCAAGGCCGGATCATTAGCAGTATTGAGCAGGTCATAGATAAATTTATCTAGTCGTTCCTCCTGGTGGGGGATGGTTTCAATCAAA harbors:
- a CDS encoding four helix bundle protein; translation: MSTSIKQLNIYLSARKLEDAVVTLAEALPEEQSYPLGDDLRRAATAVAHHIYQAHHYYSYGMKMEALHQARVEAEKTQSLLDSVEAGKFAKTSQLREDYTTVIKQSWGLIKYFKTRQAEKLAKSEVKAKEELAQAA
- a CDS encoding SET domain-containing protein, giving the protein MQNLMIGKGKLSGKGVYANRDFAEGEVVMAYKLKELSQKDFDALPASEHKFTHSYWGKIYLYPPPARYVNHSADPNTRQDLKKMCDYATRLIKKGEMITTNATLEVETELKTFAAAYENNPIKDFKWLMGGYRNAEISYTTLAGLKRNLRLKRVKGNWTVLPK
- a CDS encoding helix-turn-helix domain-containing protein → MRINRELAEQIRAKAQSILIRDVIVTDASGQIMAGGETPSGFSVEAFRASQEGHSVTADDGLVRVHWSPFVYEDQTVGVFGITASASDQITPEAVSLLQGLAEVIVNQYLLIDRVHSSEVVKATFIRELLQAPTINPEEIYRQADIMQLTLRSAQAVMLFSLKGFEKRLMMDAGHLSQEEQRLQIVRATEMIDERIKASFQNYQDNIVAYADNDTFILLKGIGGENLNTLNTIRFLKEKADYLFNTLSEIHQKSLITVGVGQYYPDLGGLRKSYQDAQLALSVGLKVWGPGRIYHIKEVGMYVTLANVNAERKAELAHQILNPLVKNQQLFSTVQMFLNNNLNLTEAAAKLHVHRNTLIYRLDKTKKLINLDPRHFDDALQIKLGLMFYQGSPAEV
- a CDS encoding helix-turn-helix domain-containing protein, whose translation is MRCKETMLTRQIAEKIQLKVASLVNQPLSVVDPDGTVLSSNNPSVDESLHLSTAPWAIKFRYGGKVVGYVVLAAELPNHAEIAPLICSIAELVMHQSILIETIPHQEERLDKFIYDLLNTANDPALIEAEARLFEIDLDRPRIALVISIEDPTLTASQRIPSTDREIRIGRYRSGIARALNSYYTSSRDNIVAYLGQNNFCVLKDLVNGDSQLEEHLEHFKKSINIIYGIIKGEMKLTTTIGIGNYHPGTQGLRRSYQEALNALELGTQMWDRDKVYHIDDFGVVAPLLSGVDEQNIYFSRELLDKLGENTEMIQTLETFFSLDMSLTKTADTLGIHRNTLVYRLDRIKEALSLDPRVFDDAVQIKLAILFNKFIEGEYAH